One Salvia splendens isolate huo1 chromosome 12, SspV2, whole genome shotgun sequence genomic window carries:
- the LOC121759051 gene encoding zinc finger CCCH domain-containing protein 18-like, which translates to MFTLFTPPLPQNVLCIPQFGPSNFDTPYYYQMLNFRPLDVPEMQVCNSFREGYCKYGGSCRFLHVFQMQNGDCMVLNPPPSDEVMSSASLKQLEIELVELLRCTRGIPVSVSSLPILYFDRYRKVLQVEGYQMEIHRLIARMTTTSIRLTNKPHRRQSIILEENMHRYVRFRAENGHQLQVYLTFPPESTLNEQDVLNYFNNFGPVQKVRIPSQVQRMFGFVAFVYPEMAALVLTKTKPHYICGSQVLVKPFRENEDKVHDIKTFLTQNPSKILQLVWLFFLLSKTTNLKFTLF; encoded by the exons ATGTTCACACTTTTTACACCTCCTTTACCTCAAAATGTCCTTTGTATTCCTCAGTTTGGGCCGTCTAACTTTGACACCCCATATTATTATCAAATGCTCAATTTTAGGCCTCTAGACGTGCCTGAAATGCAGGTCTGCAATAGCTTTAGGGAGGGCTATTGTAAGTATGGTGGCAGCTGCAGATTCTTGCATGTTTTTCAAATGCAAAATGGTGATTGTATGGTGCTTAACCCTCCACCATCGGATGAGGTGATGTCGAGTGCTTCCCTTAAGCAACTCGAGATTGAACTGGTCGAGCTTTTGAGATGCACACGGGGCATCCCCGTCTCAGTCTCTTCCTTGCCTATCCTATACTTTGACAGGTACAGGAAGGTGCTTCAGGTTGAGGGCTATCAAATGGAGATTCACAGACTTATTGCTCGAATGACTACAACCTCCATTCGTTTAACTAACAA GCCACACAGGAGGCAGTCGATAATCTTAGAAGAAAACATGCACAGATACGTGAGATTTAGAGCTGAAAACGGACACCAACTGCAAGTTTACCTAACTTTCCCACCAGAGAGCACTCTTAATGAGCAAGATGTGCTAAACTATTTCAA CAATTTTGGACCTGTTCAAAAAGTTAGGATTCCTAGTCAAGTGCAGAGGATGTTCGGATTTGTGGCCTTCGTTTATCCTGAAATGGCCGCTCTAGTTCTCACGAAAACCAAGCCTCACTACATCTGTGGATCACAAGTGTTGGTGAAGCCTTTTAG AGAAAATGAGGATAAAGTCCATGATATCAAGACTTTCTTGACGCAGAATCCAAGCAAGATTTTGCAACTTGTTTGGCTTTTCTTCTTGCTTTCAAAAACTACTAACTTGAAATTTACCTTATTCTGA